The region CACCGCcaacacaggaccccccccataacaccaccaatacaggaacccccccataACACCACCAATACAGGACCCCCCCTATAACACCACCAATACAGGACCCCCCCTATAACACCAccaatacaggaccccccccatacCACCGccaacacaggaacccccccataACACCAccaatacaggacccccctataACACCGCCAATACAGGACCCAATATAACCACACCaaccacaggaccccccccataaCATCGCcaacacaggaccccccccccctataacacCGCCAACACAGGGACCCCCCCTCATACCACCGCcaacacaggacccccccccatataacaccaacacatatacatatatagacatatagcagatatatactgatatatattacacatatagcAGATTTATACTTGTATATCtacatataggagatgtatactgcCATACACTATAGCATATCTACTCTATGGTCATATAATACAGCTATCCCGGCACCGCAGCACAGAAACAGTTAAAGCCCAGAGTGAGGGAACCGAGCGGTGACGTCAGTGGGCGGGGCCTGTGCCGCCGGTCCCGTCTTGTCTGGGATCGCTGAGCCCGGCGGGTCACGTGATTACCTGGGGAGGAGGTGAGGTTGCGGCCGTCTCCGCTCACAGCCTGGATGTAGAAGTAGCGGACGGGCAGAGTGATGGCAGCCTGCAGCCCCGGGCCCCACACCAGGCTCCTCTCCGGGCTCACCGCCTCCGTGTCCCCGGCAGCAGGGCGGCCCCCCGGCCACAGCAGCATGAGGAGCAGCAGCGGCGCCATCCTCCTCCGGGCGGGACCGCGGCCACACACGTGTCACCGATCACTCACCGGACACCGCACTCATTCAAAGTTTTTCATGGGAAATGGGACAAGAGATCTGTCTGCCGGTGATTGGTGGGCGGAACAGCCAATCAGGAGAGAGCAGTGTGATGTGATGGGCAGCTGTGGGCAGAGCCCCTGTGTATGGGAAAGCCTGGGTGTAATGCTCTGCAAGGACAGTACCCGAGGCTGCAATATCTAAGGGGGTGTAATGCTCTGCAAGGACAGTACCTGCCATatctggtgggcccagtgcacagccctcaagagtgggcccccccccttccctttcggcacattgtataatgtactgaatttgcccccacactgtatcaagagccccaatacatacagtagttaccttataatggtgcgttcacacctacaggatctgcagctgatttcatttaaataactgaacacagcatcaaatctgctgcagatcctgtaggtgtgaacgcaccctaacactatttccaccatacagtgattacttattacataaaaaactgcactaaacaaaacagaaagatatcaccaatgataccattacataataccgccacatcatgacccctaacactacaaccctataacagagtgcagttacatccagtgactcaccggggcgtcttctccaatcagagtctgtcaccttttctttttctctccatccagcctgggccaccttgaagcttcccctggctgtgaatcttctctccagaatctgccagacaaatattttaggctccaacacatacagtagttaggtcccttgtacccctacatagttacacccctctgtactcctacatagttacacccctctgtgcctccatagttttaaggtgtccctgtagtatatagaccctcatgtgctcctccagttatatacagccctcctgtgcgctcccccattagtatatagcccccctgtgcactctcctcagtagtatatagccccctgtgcactctcctcagtagtatatagtccccctgtgctctcccccaatagtatatagcccccctgtgctctcccccaatagtatatagcccccctgtgctctcccccaatagtatatagcccccctgtgctctcccccaatagtatatagcccccctgtgctctcccccaatagtatatagcccccctgtgctctcccccaatagtatatagccccctgtgcttcccaatagtatatgcgctccccctctaggtccacacgttcctcttctcttccctcttgtggccgcacttcctgcggttacaagaggctgcactccccttaccctcacgccgatgctccagtgacgtcggacGTTAgagggagtgcggcctcttgtgaccgcaggaagtgccgCCACAagaatggctctctctctgtcagtatcgttGCTGATGAAATGccgcagcgggcgggcgggggcagcggcggacggggggccctgcaggggtaagtagattacccatccatggcgcttccccctgacaggctggtggccggagccctgtgcgaccgtactggtcgcacatagcaacggccggcctgttcgggggggccctttaaccagtgggcccgatgcacgtgcaccatgtgccctctggttataGCGGCCCTGCCTGCAATATCTAAGGGGGCGCAATGCTCTGCATGGACAGTACTGTGCCTGCATCTGTAAGGGGGCGCAATGCTCTGCATGGACAGTACTGTGCCTGCATCTGTAAGGGGGCGCAATGCTCTGCATGGACAGTACTGTGCCTGCATCTGTAAGGGGGCGCAATGCTCTGCATGGACAGTACTGTGCCTGCATCTGTAAGGGGGCGCAATGCTCTGCATGGACAGTACTGTGCCTGCATCTGTAAGGGGGCGCAATGCTCTGCATGGACAGTACTGTGCCTGCATCTGTAAGGGGGCGCAATGCTCTGCATGGACAGTACTGTGCCTGCATCTGTAAGGGGGCGCAATGCTCTGCATGGACAGTACTGTGCCTGCATCTGTAAGGGGGCGCAATGCTCTGCATGGACAGTACTGTGCCTGCATCTGTAAGGGGGCGCAATGCTCTGCATGGACAGTACTGTGCCTGCATCTGTAAGGGGGCGCAATGCTCTGCATGGACAGTACTGTGCCTGCATCTGTAAGGGGGCGCAATGCTCTGCATGGACAGTACTGTGCCTGCATCTGTAAGGGGGCGCAATGCTCTGCATGGACAGTACTGTGCCTGCATCTGTAAGGGGGCGCAATGCTCTGCATGGACAGTACTGTGCCTGCATCTGTAAGGGGGCGCAATGCTCTGCATGGACAGTACTGTGCCTGCATCTGTAAGGGGGCGCAATGCTCTGCATGGACAGTACTGTGCCTGCATCTGTAAGGGGGCGCAATGCTCTGCATGGACAGTACTGTGCCTGCATCTGTAAGGGGGCGCAATGCTCTGCATGGACAGTACTGTGCCTGCATCTGTAAGGGGGCGCAATGCTCTGCATGGACAGTACTGTGCCTGCATCTGTAAGGGGGCGCAATGCTCTGCATGGACAGTACTGTGCCTGCATCTGTAAGGGGGCGCAATGCTCTGCATGGACAGTACTGTGCCTGCATCTGTAAGGGGGCGCAATGCTCTGCATGGACAGTACTGTGCCTGCATCTGTAAGGGGGCGCAATGCTCTGCATGGACAGTACTGTGCCTGCATCTGTAAGGGGTGCAATGCTCTGCATGGACAGTACCTTCATCTCTGTAGGAATGTACAGACACAAGGCTGCAATGCTCCTCCTATATTAGAATGTATAGACACTATGATGCAATGCTCTGCACACACCTTCCTGTGTATAGGAATGTACCAAGGTGCAATGCTATGCACACACCTCTATAAGTATTGGAGTGTATAAACACCAGCATGCAATGTTCTGCATACACCTCCCTGTGTATAGGAATTTACAGACACTACGGATCAATGTTCTGCACATACCTCCCTGTGTGTTGGAATGTAGACACACCAAGGTGCAATGCTCTGTACACACCTCTATAAGTATTGGAATGTATAGACATCATCTGTATACACTTTCCCCATGTACAGACACTATGGATCAATGCTCTGCACTCACCTCCCTATGTGTAAGGACTAAGGGACTGtggtcctgaaacgcgtcggcacgtgtttattattttgtatcaTTGTTTTAGATGTGGAAATAAAGTTTACTCCTTACTACAGCACAATGCTCTGCTCAcacctgtgtataggatagtacacACGCTACAGCACAATGCTCTGCTCAcacctgtgtataggatagtacacACACTACAGCACAATGCTCTGCTCttacctgtgtataggatagtacacACGCTACAGCACAATGCTCTGCTCAcacctgtgtataggatagtacacACGCTACAGCACAATGCTCTGCTCAcacctgtgtataggatagtacacACGCTACAGCACAATGCTCTGCTCAcatctgtgtataggatagtacacACACTACAGCACAATGCTCTGCTTAcacctgtgtataggatagtacacAGACACTACAGCACAATGCTCTGCTCACACCTGTGTATAGGATCTTACACACACTACAGCACAATGCTCTGCTCACACCTGTGTATAGGATCGTACACACACTACAGCACAATGCTCTGCTCACACCTGTGTATAGGATCGTACACAGACACTACAGCACAATGCTCTGCTCACACTTGTGTATAggatcatacacacactacagcaCAATGCTCTGCTCACACCTGTGTATAGGATCGTACACACACTACAGCACAATGCTCTGCTCACACCTGTGTATAGGATCGTACACAGACACTACAGCACAATGCTCTGCTCACACTTGTGTATAggatcatacacacactacagcaCAATGCTCTGCTCACACCTGTGTATAGGATCGTACACAGACACTAGGGTGTGATGCGCTATTCACTCCTCTCAGTATgtaagaatatactgtacattgacaCTATGATGCGATGCTCCGCACACAACTATTTGTATAGGCGGAATGCACAGACACTATATGGCAATGATCTACACACTACCTGTGATCAGGAATGTACACAGACACAGTGATGCAATGCTCTGCACGTCCATTGTGTAATGATCTGCAAACCCCACCATGTGTATAGGAatgtttctagagatgagcgcaacttgagcatgctggagtccgattgttctgcatttgattacggttggatgcagccctagggagtctgggaaaacatggacacagcccatGGCACCAAGTGCTGAACAATCGGACTAGAGCATGCTtgtgttgcgctcatctctacttgtttcCACCAACACCCTAACGCTATACGCATAGGCCCTATAGTATGGAATGGAACTAGACTGCAAACCCCACTGGGTGAAGAGATTGTGTATAATATTCTCTTGCCTGAGCCGCCGAATACATTAACACTATATAAGCAATagaaattaaagggttattccaggtTAAAGTGTTTTCCCCTATTCACCGGATAGGGGAAAAATAGGTTGCAGGGGTCTGACTTCTGTACCCCTGTCAATCTCCGTATTGGGccacggaaagagccaagtacagcactcttccagtcgctccataggaatgaatagagctgcgggtcacatgctgtacccacagctctattcataacagctGCAGGGTCCGATAATGGAGATCGACAGGGGGACAGAGGTCCAAAACCCACCATCTTCTACttttccccctatcctgtggatagaggaaaatattttttttcctggaatacccctttaatttaaaggggttgggcactttatagtaaaattgctcagtgtacagtattagtaagtgtactcactgtatatactgacagcagctccctgtgtacctcatagagctaaaattagactaccttcctccaggctgtgctgtcctgctctgtggtgtctgtccataagatggccgaaataggggagcatgtgaccatgccccgcccccaagtgtccaacactgagcctatATATGCTTATGGTGGGCacttgggggcagggcatggtcacatgctcctccatgtcagccatcttatggacagacttaccacagagcaggacagcctggaggggagtctgattttacctctatgtggtacacaggaagctgctgtcagtatatacagtgagtatagttaCTAATACTTTACTATGTTACTacaaaatggccaaccccttcaaTGTTGGGGTATATCAGGTCCATGGTGCCAATAACATTCTGTAGGGGAGTAAGCTGCTGCTTtagttattaaaaagaaaatacaggtacagtacaaaaatacaaaatatttttattgtatattaCACCAATATCCAAATGACTGAACAATAATTTACAGGGCGGAACATATCTTACAGGAGAGCCAAGACATAATAAATAGACGTGTAAGTGCAGTTACATCTATATACAGCTGATCTGGGACATGGCCACAATATAATCCACACATACAGAAGGGACAGAGAATAAATACACAGGATCACATAGTAAACTAGTGCTGCAGCATTAAAGGGACTCTCCGCCTCTCCGCGCCATTTTGTTTTTAGGGTCTGGAATCTAAGCTTGTCAATTTCTTACTATATTGGTCAGAACTGCATTTTCTGTTCTTTTAtacttttgaaacagctggagggctgggggTTGTACTcctgtcagttaaaggggtattccactcaaacataacactCGATATGTTGctccccatggtgagactaacaattctgtccatacttgctattatctattccgtctccttcccccaattcggagctgctgctttctgctgaacagaaaaaaatgtgtgtgtgagcttttctctcaggttCCCGCCTCCCTTCTgaaatggctcatgtaaacaagtccctggctggctttacctgtaacattgtagcttctctgtgatgccaggagggttaatcacagtgagtttaacaacttgacctcaaaataaccctcccagcattgcaaagaagctataaatgttgcagataaagccagtcagggacttgttcacatcagcAGTTTCAGAAAGGAGGGtgagacagagaaaaaaagctctcatacagatttttgtgttctcagcagaaagcagcagctcagaactgtgagaaggagactaaatagataagtatggaaggaattgttagtctcacgatgggcagcaacatatcaagagttgagaggaatacccctttaaatgataagaTTATGTTTGCCtgcagacaccactagggggagcttacggCGTATGATTCATACAAAGAACTCAATAAATCAGTATGCAGGAAGCCTCCTATGGGGATGACTGCAGGGTGACAAAATTTTATGAGGGGGGAATTGGAGCTCTGTAGCTCTGTTGATCAAGAAAAAGATATTAAAATCCTGCATTACCTACCCATACAAGTTTTTTATGATAGTCGTGAAGGACTTTGTGCAGTCACTGCAGCATAGAGAATTATGGGGCAGGTGCGCAGATAAGATGGCAGGAATGTGTTTTTCATAGTTCCTGCATTCTTGCTCTCTGTATACACAGCCCCCAGTGACTGCGCGTACACTACAGAAACAGCATAACACACTGGTGGAACCAGCAATCTAGGTCATGTTATAAATCTAAATAAATATCAGATGACCGTGGATGTCAGTATACAATGTATTTTAACTTTCTTCCCCGACAGCGATGTTTGAACTCTTCTCCTTTTTAAAGCCATACCTATCAGTTTTCTATATAAAGAGCCACATGagggcgtgtttttttttttcacaggacCATTTCAACTTTTTTAAAGACCCTAAAAAttgcatgctaaaaaaaaaaacaaaataaccaaAAATTCTGCAACTTTTGATGGAtaattttaatggtgcgtttacacgtaacgattatcgtgcgaatttgcgcgataacgatcaaattggaacgataatcgtacgtgtaaacgcagcgaacgatcaaacgacgaacgagaaatcgttcattttgatctttcaacatgttctcaaatcgccgttcgcaaaaaattcgcagatcgttccgtgtaaacagtcgttagccgatttaaccaatgtgtgagataggcttaagcgatcgcaaaacgatttcctGTACGATaaaatgtaccgtctaaacgatgagcgctatgaaaaaaaacaaaaaacgttactccgacatcgttaatcgtacgatcgggccaattatcgtttcgtgtaaacgcagcttaaCTCTGTTCACTTTGCCTTGATTCTGCTGGTCAGTACAATGAGTGATAGCCAATGTATCTAGTTTTTGGTACGTTTAActactttaaaaaatgttaaataaatctAGAAATTAATTGGCATAAAACTCTTGTATTTTTAGActttttgttgctttttattttatttttattctatgtgatgtgactaaaaatttttttttttttttttctatttctcaaAACTTTTTACACTCAAGAGTATGTTAACACTGAGTAAAAatcggcggaattccacggcggagctctGTGTGTCTAGGGGATGGCTCGCGTGCCTCCACTCCCTCCACTCTCCGagcaaagaattgacttgtcaatcctttgagcggagagcgacagAAGCAGAGGTgagcgagccatcccatagagatactgtgggacacAGAGCTTTGACGCAGAATTCCgctgattttactcagtgtgaacatacccttagtcccCCAATCATTTCATTGCTTATAAAGTTTATTGCTCTACCAACCAGTAGAAATTGGGGATCTACtggcacaggcaggctgtattagCAGTTTTGCTATATGCTGGTTGCTGATATTAGGATTATAAAACGGTGGTCGCACATGGTGCTGAGCTGGGCCTGCGGAGAGGTAGCGTGTAGTATTGTATCTTTGCATTAATGGTGCCCAGCCgcaattccacacacaacctATAGACCactatggcgctgtttctggaagtaagcAGCTCCTTTCTTCTGTTTCTGTTTGAGCGTCCAGACTAAGCCAGCTCATATACAAAGAGCTAGCTTTTTTAGGGGGGTTGTCCAAGCAACTGAGTATGTTACTGTGTAGTTTTCCTACTGGGAATTTCTACCCACAGTATTCATCAGAATGCAACCACATCAATTACTAAGAGATAAAGTCCATTGTTGTCAATAAATGTTTCCCGTTATATGTATATGCTTCCATTTCATAATATGCATCCATATGTGGAGGACCTTTTGGCACTCCTGACCTGCCTGTTTCAGTAAAAACATGCATTCCCCATGAAGCAACATCTTTTCTTGAAACTCTTCGTTGTCATATTCCTGTTATTTATCCTGGAAATATCTGATActatgggtggtattacacaggtcgatgggggcccgataatacctgtaaacgagcgccaatctgctagatcggcgctagtTTCCTGGGCCTatcacacggcccgataatcgttcaccAATGGCTGCATGGACttagttaccaatgtccttgcagcccttgcttagactatatacattacctatccacgctccagggctgctgctggggtccgcgtgctctagcttcagagcagcctgtcagctgacagggaagctagagcgcgcgggacccgggagaagcggaccccaggagcagccctggagtgtggataggtaatgtatatagtcagtcgccagtcgcgcaccgctattacacgtagcgatacgcggtcggcgcccgacaaatatgggttctaacctatataaacgatcagccgatgatcgtcgtCATCTACTGATCGTTGTActcattacacggagcgataatcggccgattatcgtttcatgtaatagtaccctatgacGTATCTCTGACTATCTGACATTATCCAATCGGTGCTGACATTGTCCGACTTTGAAGGCGCACTTCACTGACATGGTAACACTTAGCTATCAGTTTATTTATGCATTTCCTGGAGGAGCAATGGAGGAACGGCACAATAcaaagtactaaaaaaaaaaaaaaaaaaaaaagtgcttcggAAGAGTTAtaggtagagataagcgaatttgcCGTATtaatgaagcaaagcactttgttactttatcagctggctgcctttgaactccttgCTGCTCTGCTccgggtgtctggaaaagctggatctagtcctaggaaacttctcctagtttcccagaactagatccagcttttccagaaacCTGAAGCAGAGCGGCTtgaagttcaaaggcagccggctgataagccaaCTGCGGAGCTAACAAAGCGCTTTACTTCATTAagactgtaaattcactcatctctagttatagggAACACAGGTGCTTGTTAGAGTTGAGCACACTCAGGTTGgtccgaacccgagcatgcagcatttggtcACTGCTAGGTGTAGAGATTAGATGCagcctccctagggctgcagccaaaGCTAGTCAAATACTGCACACTCAGGTCTAGACGAACCAGAGCGTGCTTGAGTTTGGTTAATCTCTACTGCTTATTAAAACAGACCTTTCAACTTAGGGGGCAAGTCCTCTAATATTTGTCATTACATGTATTGTTACAGATCCCATGTGGGGGGTTATATTGCACTTAAATTACCAAAGCATGGAGAGAGAAGAGCTCCAATTGGTCACTATATAGCCGGTGAAGCCATCAATACTGTCTTGGTTAACCATAAAGAAGAGCTCATAGTTCTGACTCCTTGTCATTTCCATCTAAGTAATATTCATCATCCGTGGTAGTTTCAATGTCTGATTCTGAGGAAACAACAGGCTCGCCCTCATAGATATTAAGAGGTTTTTTAAAATGAGGTCCCTGAGATGAGCCGTCATCAGGTGCCTGACCTACTGGATTTAGTTCCTGAGAAGTACAATATTCTTCAGTTCTCAGGGCAACAGGATTTTTAAGGAAACTTGGCCTCCAAAGCCTGCCCTCAGTGAGTGATCGCTTTACATTGTTTAAGATAGCTTCTTGTTGTTCCTTTCCAAAAATTCCATAATCGAGAGACTTTGAGGTAAACACAGGTTTGCGTTCACAGGTTTCTTCAGGCCAATTATCATTTTCATCTAAAAGTTCTTCTGAAAATCTCCTGTTCCAGGTATCCACACTATAGGGGCTTTTGCCTCTCAAAGTTCCTCCACAGCTTTTTGAAGAAAAACTTCCATCGCTTTTCCTGTTTGAGTCCATGATGTTCTCTCTGCCTTCAGTATTTAAGAGCTTCATGCTTTTTGAACGATACAAATTGGAATTTGCATCATTTCGGCTAATCTTGGGGCTTTCCTGGCCAAAATATTTGTTGACGTGGGATGGATAGTTTTCATTTGGAGAGTAGAACACAGAAGGTGAATCGGCATCATCACCATGGGAACTAGCGTGTCTTGGATTGACACGTTCTTGACTTACATGGTCAGAAAAACTGAACTTTTTTGCATTAATTGGCTTCATTTTCTTCTGGACAAACTCTGAGCAATATGAAGGTCTTATTCGATTGAGATCATTGTTTTTAATAAACGCTGAACTGTTATAATCAGTCTGTGGGCTGGTGTTACTTTCCATGTGTGGGGAGACGTCTTCGGTGTTGTACGACTTAGGCTGATTTGAATCCTTGAAACTTTTGGCTTTGTAGATTGAAGGCAAGTCTTCCCTCAAAAATAAACCTTCATCTAAGGAGCTTTTCTTGGACAAACCACCATCTCTTGCAAAACTGTTATTACTGTTATAGTCTCGCTTGTTGTTTTCATGAAAGTGCATAAAGTCATAACCCGGGGAATGATTGAGGTTATCATAGGAGAATGTTGGCGATACAAAAACATCCTGGGACTCGGGAGGAGAAGGTTCCATGTTCCAGCTGCTGGTGTATATGTTGACCCTATCCCGTGCCATTGCAATGTCTCTCTCTAGAACATTTCTCTCCAGGTCTTGGAGACTGGATTTCTTATTTGGTAAAGTATAATAATAAGTGTTTGAAGAATATCTGGGATGTGGTCTTGAATTTTTATTCATTGGCTCCTCCTTTGATGTATAGTTGTCTTCATTGTCAGAAATGAGTAAGGTACTAAACCTGCTTGCCAAATCATTTTCCTCTTCAGAATCTGTCCTGCTgctatttttcatgaaatttgatTCTAAAGGAACGATGTTGAAATCTAAGATATGTTCTTTACATGGAACATCTTCCACTTTATCACGGTGTACAGTTTCTGTAATTAATGTTTCTTCAGAGCTTTGGCGACTTGCATCTGGTTCTTCCTTGTAGCGCCTACTTATTTTATGTAGGAGGACACTAGGTGCACTATTTTTCGCTAGAGTCTTATCCGCATTCTTCAGGTTGTTCTTCGTTAGATCGGAGGTAGTCTTGGAGAATTTGCGAGGAAGGCTATAATAGATTGAGACAACTTTTCGATACTCAATTTTATCTACTTCAGTGTAAGAATCATCTGTAAGGCTTCCAtaaatttctgtattttttacaaCTTGTTCACAAGTGTATGTTTCGTGCAGGTGTAAACCTTCTTGAGATGCAAGATCCTCAAAATCTTCTCCTTCCTGGTAGGTTGGGGTCTGGTTATCTTCAGGACTTGACGTGTGAATGACATTTATAGGGATATTGCGTGTGAAAGGTTTTGGTGCCACAAATAAGTGGTCTTTTAGTAATTTTGTTGACTTATTGTATGTGGTAGGTTGGTAAACAATTTTGCTTAAGTTGTCTTGCTCTACATCCTTCACAGTTTGGCTGGTAGGAAACTTTGGGTCTCTGACTTTAGGTGGCTCTATATAATCATTCACTTTATCGTTTGCTTCTTGATCCAATTGATACATCAAAGTTTGGTTTAGGTTTCTTTCTGATTCACCTTCCTGGTGAACTTGGTCAGTGCTTTTTTGATTCGACCATGAAACAACATCCCGTCGATAAAGTTCTGTGAGGTTAGGCTTGGTAAAGGTATCACGGTTTAAAACTCTCACATTCTCAGTTTTAGGATGATCTTGTTTTGGGTGAACATATTCACTTTTAACTTTTGACCCATCATCTTTGTTGTATACTGGTATTCCCTCTACTAAtcttgaattattattattatttgagtcAGACCCACTCTGTCCATTGTACTGACATCTGTTGACAGACTTCACGTTAACAGGTTGTGTATGTACATGAGAAAATGGAGCAGTCtctaaatttaaaaagttctcaattttattttttgtaagtgTATCCGCTTGATTTGCTACTTCAGAATCAGCCGT is a window of Dendropsophus ebraccatus isolate aDenEbr1 chromosome 5, aDenEbr1.pat, whole genome shotgun sequence DNA encoding:
- the EXPH5 gene encoding exophilin-5 isoform X2, with product MLPHARHGIYSISGQLQPNTDVNKKFDIYHSARSVKQIAGFFEGQQNKGRDNDSTKASTQLEREVFQVLGDLDQKLAQEQSHNQTVRTSRLSGYNHGRQYGKEGSLHSTSEPKKMYSSLSSHNGRKTPSLEETHTTYATYQPRNFYEMYSNRQRSASKPEASKKNFHQKSPSLFSSVINTSSRSSPSFSSSSLHLSSPGVDLERTRPHKSKRMPVMSIKWNNAYNSGKPAETGRPFRAQSALDLTNLGRSSFHSRVFDLYKYKKTPKVPESTSDQGSSNNTNTNTSSVNNAGNRATGYYKTDSPDLGPEVKQTICYERYGDGEYKENSLNKNEMSKTVENLSSNDKETEPMEVESDLSEELNTSATDHLHDETEASSDLYNLSLQTKDFSTKTDVIIEECKMEVDHEHSDIQNKDIPIDFTFQDPTPLEVSSSYTSESEILDVSAQNVFPYSSKTSSSISVDHDASTQEECFTQQREKPDGNRSLDPIKLSSSYESRKSYKIDPPPYMGFKSSKVNDRENALTYKRSSLFNNTTDIRGRFAWMNRRRGSNDNHKGFQSDTLKFKTRNASSLPDLIDQDSDILDNHADVTFVNKSCENFLDFGATNDVCQTKSLKMSDDLENNLKSEKPGVQNTNQPKTLGSRIFQYLQRPYMSSYGRAKEGILKKLDQKTSYPTGSYLAERLTDKQSKYNHTKGFTSDTLKYKKRNSSSLPDLIDQDSDVFGNDPKTILQKNSWEHDGSYQTSAVPKTESSRIPEERKELYMDSSTRYGHSHVRDTIRQPRKSGLSTWQSLQKLPIFPYGSQLDRTLIETEKKTADSEVANQADTLTKNKIENFLNLETAPFSHVHTQPVNVKSVNRCQYNGQSGSDSNNNNNSRLVEGIPVYNKDDGSKVKSEYVHPKQDHPKTENVRVLNRDTFTKPNLTELYRRDVVSWSNQKSTDQVHQEGESERNLNQTLMYQLDQEANDKVNDYIEPPKVRDPKFPTSQTVKDVEQDNLSKIVYQPTTYNKSTKLLKDHLFVAPKPFTRNIPINVIHTSSPEDNQTPTYQEGEDFEDLASQEGLHLHETYTCEQVVKNTEIYGSLTDDSYTEVDKIEYRKVVSIYYSLPRKFSKTTSDLTKNNLKNADKTLAKNSAPSVLLHKISRRYKEEPDASRQSSEETLITETVHRDKVEDVPCKEHILDFNIVPLESNFMKNSSRTDSEEENDLASRFSTLLISDNEDNYTSKEEPMNKNSRPHPRYSSNTYYYTLPNKKSSLQDLERNVLERDIAMARDRVNIYTSSWNMEPSPPESQDVFVSPTFSYDNLNHSPGYDFMHFHENNKRDYNSNNSFARDGGLSKKSSLDEGLFLREDLPSIYKAKSFKDSNQPKSYNTEDVSPHMESNTSPQTDYNSSAFIKNNDLNRIRPSYCSEFVQKKMKPINAKKFSFSDHVSQERVNPRHASSHGDDADSPSVFYSPNENYPSHVNKYFGQESPKISRNDANSNLYRSKSMKLLNTEGRENIMDSNRKSDGSFSSKSCGGTLRGKSPYSVDTWNRRFSEELLDENDNWPEETCERKPVFTSKSLDYGIFGKEQQEAILNNVKRSLTEGRLWRPSFLKNPVALRTEEYCTSQELNPVGQAPDDGSSQGPHFKKPLNIYEGEPVVSSESDIETTTDDEYYLDGNDKESEL